The following coding sequences are from one Schizosaccharomyces osmophilus chromosome 1, complete sequence window:
- the dps1 gene encoding decaprenyl diphosphate synthase subunit Dps1 produces MLHNGILKLSLKSTWRNQGCRVLFRAASKSANFTGLIENELRQVSPGIRELLSSKFEELSKCSRYYTIAQGKQMRPSLVLLVSKATSLCSGIDQSIVGSNFLEDDAPDHVSTGQVLPSQLRLAQITEMIHTASLLHDDVIDHASSRRGHPSSNVAFGNRKSVLTGNFILGRASTAMARLRTPKVTELFATVVADLVRGEFLQLKNTADTNSLELQPFHFDYYIEKTYLKTASLISKSCQSAAILGQCSPTVIEAAADYGRYVGTAFQLMDDVLDYTSQDETLGKAANADLNLGLATAPVLFAWKQYPELGAMVINRFNCPSDVKKARELVESTDGIEATVKWANDYILKAHEALQCIPDSPARQALHAVAEKVVARNY; encoded by the coding sequence atgcTTCACAATGGGATATTGAAACTATCACTTAAATCGACTTGGAGAAATCAAGGCTGTAGAGTATTATTTAGGGCGGCAAGCAAGTCTGCCAATTTTACCGGACtcattgaaaatgaactCAGGCAAGTATCACCAGGAATCCGAGAATTGCTTTCCtccaaatttgaagaacttTCAAAATGCTCTAGATATTACACCATAGCCCAGGGAAAGCAGATGAGACCTTCCCTGGTACTGTTGGTGTCGAAAGCAACGAGTCTATGCAGTGGAATTGACCAGTCTATTGTTGGGTCgaattttttggaagacgATGCTCCGGATCACGTCTCCACTGGACAGGTTTTACCTTCTCAGCTTCGATTAGCTCAAATCACGGAAATGATCCACACAGCCAGTTTGTTGCACGACGATGTAATTGATCATGCCAGTTCCCGTCGAGGACATCCTTCCAGTAATGTAGCTTTTGGAAATCGAAAATCTGTTTTGACAGGgaattttattcttggGAGAGCATCCACGGCAATGGCTAGACTGCGAACCCCAAAAGTTACTGAGTTGTTCGCAACGGTCGTTGCAGACTTGGTACGTGgtgaatttcttcaattgaaGAATACGGCCGATACAAATAGCTTAGAACTACAACCCTTTCATTTTGACTACtacattgaaaaaacaTACCTAAAAACAGCTAGtcttatttcaaaaagctGCCAATCTGCTGCCATTCTGGGTCAATGCTCTCCTACTGTCATTGAGGCTGCTGCCGATTATGGTCGATACGTCGGTACTGCGTTCCAGTTGATGGATGATGTTTTAGACTACACGTCCCAAGACGAAACCTTGGGAAAAGCTGCAAATGCAGATTTAAATTTGGGACTCGCAACCGCTCCTGTATTATTTGCTTGGAAGCAGTATCCGGAACTGGGTGCAATGGTAATCAATCGTTTTAATTGTCCTTCGGACGTGAAAAAGGCACGAGAACTTGTCGAAAGTACGGATGGCATAGAGGCCACCGTAAAGTGGGCAAATGATTACATACTAAAAGCTCACGAAGCCCTTCAGTGTATACCGGATTCACCTGCCCGACAGGCTTTACATGCCGTCGCTGAAAAAGTCGTTGCTCGAAATTATTAA
- the knk1 gene encoding AAA family ATPase kink, Knk1, which translates to MEASSELDRILPIASRALLCEGNKDWTLAYVNYCKVIEEMKKFSEMRIRQGLAPLKGAEECSWNGLYDNCVNKAGRLRRLILETEMERQNFQVAPKIAQKKSSIDYQIPGPSRAHTPLQHSMSGRMIYKQPRGVKSETNISTTPRSYGSAYSPPSASASFAATSSFGNSSHFNSALKRSPGVAKTEDPFSSFNSSAVKPSDSTRANTTGSPFSLSGSPELTSQTNPFISAKSHPLPNPPPMQRTASSFCIPLPRKGTFIPAQPLASPPPPPKSTSYTSATYPVSPFDRQTYMNNSKSYSSDTNPFITNGTPNDVNDFTPTPPSSSDIKSSPTTSPVDPNDSPLIKQIAGQDQQSTTPSASTAQPDNLQNNNQQSDFESAIMSEIVANHDPVYWSDIAGLEEAKNSLKEAVIYPFLRPELFKGLREPVQGMLLFGPPGTGKTMLARAVATEAKATFFSISASSLMSKYLGESEKLVRALFEVAKRQTCSVIFVDEIDSILSARSDSGNEHESSRRLKTEFLIQWSSLSNAAPEKATGNSPRVLVLAATNLPWCIDEAARRRFVKRTYIPLPEPETRHKHLSHLLHNQVHGLTNEDLNELVELTEGYSGSDITALAKDAAMGPLRNLGEALLTTSAEHIPPIDINHFKASLKTIRPSVSSEGIYRYEEWNHQFGSQR; encoded by the exons ATGGAAGCGAGTTCTGAATTAGATAGAATACTTCCAATTGCTTCTAGAGCATTATTATGTGAGGGAAACAAAGATTGGACCTTGGCGTATGTAAATTACTGTAAAGTGATAGAGgagatgaaaaaattttcgGAAATGCGTATCCGCCAAGGACTTGCACCGTTAAAAGGAGCAGAAGAGTGTTCCTGGAATGGACTTTACGATAATTGCGTTAACAAGGCCGGAAGGCTACGGAGGCTAATTTTGGAAACGGAAATGGAAAGGCAAAATTTCCAAGTCGCACCAAAAATAGCGCAAAAAAAGTCGTCGATTGACTATCAAATACCTGGTCCAAGCCGTGCGCATACGCCTTTGCAGCATTCTATGAGTGGCCGAATGATATATAAGCAGCCAAGAGGTGTAAAGTCGGaaacaaacatttcaaCGACTCCTCGTTCTTATGGATCAGCATATTCCCCTCCTTCAGCTTCTGCATCATTCGCCGcaacttcttcttttgggAATTCCTCTCATTTTAATTCCGCATTAAAGCGCTCGCCTGGAGTTGCTAAAACGGAGGaccctttttcttctttcaattcatcGGCTGTAAAGCCATCTGATTCCACTCGGGCAAATACTACAGGCTCGCCGTTCTCTCTTTCGGGCTCACCAGAATTAACGAGTCAAACGAACCCATTTATTTCAGCAAAGTCTCATCCCTTGCCCAATCCTCCTCCTATGCAGCGCACTGCCTCTTCGTTTTGCATACCACTTCCTAGAAAAGGTACTTTTATTCCTGCCCAGCCTTTAGCTTCGCCACCACCTCCCCCAAAGTCCACATCCTATACCTCGGCAACATATCCTGTATCTCCGTTTGATCGACAAACCTATATGAATAATTCAAAATCATATTCATCTGATACCAATCCGTTTATTACCAACGGGACTCCCAACGACGTCAACGACTTCACTCCTACTCCGCCTTCTTCAAGCGATATTAAATCTTCGCCTACAACATCACCAGTTGATCCAAATGATTCTCCATTGATAAAGCAAATAGCTGGACAGGATCAACAGTCGACCACACCTTCAGCCTCTACTGCTCAGCCTGATAATCTCCAAAACAACAATCAACAAAGTGATTTTGAATCTGCCATCATGAGCGAAATTGTTGCAAATCACGATCCAGTTTATTGGTCAGATATTGCGGGGTTAGAAGAAGCTAAAAACTCTTTGAAAGAAGCTGTCATCTACCCATTTTTGCGACCAGAATTATTCAAAGGTCTTCGCGAACCTGTTCAAGGCATGTTGCTATTCGGACCTCCGGGAACCGGTAAGACTATGCTTGCTCGTGCTGTTGCTACGGAAGCCAAAGCAACTTTTTTCTCAATCTCGGCTTCTTCCTTGATGTCAAAATAT CTCGGTGAATCTGAAAAGCTCGTTCGGGCCCTGTTTGAAGTTGCAAAACGCCAAACTTGCAGTGTCATATTCGTGGATGAAATagattcaattctttctgcACGAAGTGATAGCGGTAACGAACACGAGAGTTCGAGAAGATTGAAGACTGAATTTTTAATTCAGTGGTCTTCTCTTTCTAATGCGGCTCCTGAAAAAGCTACAGGCAATTCTCCTCGAGTGTTGGTCCTCGCTGCAACAAATCTTCCATGGTGCATTGATGAGGCAGCACGTCGTCGTTTTGTGAAGCGAACTTATATCCCCTTGCCTGAACCAGAGACGCGTCATAAGCATCTTTCTCATTTGCTACATAATCAAGTACATGGTCTAACGAATGAGGACTTGAATGAACTTGTTGAGTTAACTGAAG GTTACTCGGGATCCGACATAACCGCTTTGGCTAAAGATGCTGCAATGGGTCCTTTGCGAAACCTGGGTGAGGCTTTATTAACGACTAGTGCCGAACATATCCCACCTATAGATATTAATCATTTCAAAGCTAGCTTGAAGACAATTCGACCTAGTGTTTCCTCAGAAGGTATTTACCGTTACGAAGAATGGAATCACCAATTCGGTTCTCAACGCTGA